From Anopheles maculipalpis chromosome X, idAnoMacuDA_375_x, whole genome shotgun sequence:
ggcaaaaaaggcaaaaaaaaaaggttcaaaggTGTGTGACTAGTGTCTCGGCGGTCTGAAAATAAAGATAAGATTCTTGGAGGCCACAGAACACCGAACGGCcgcagcaaaaaagaaaagattcggagacaaaaaacacaacaaaaccaacgtGTGGTTAGTGAAAGTGGTGGTTAGCACGGGGGGAATCGACTGGTTGGCGCTGCGTTTACTTCGGTCACACGAATGATTATACCCCTGGGTGTAGGGACAGTCCGCTACGAAAAGGCATTGACTTGCTCCAGGGTCCGTACCTAGGACGTTGATATTTAGTGCAAACTGCAGCGCCTGCATCTAGGATATGGCATCGGTGTCCCGGAAGCTGCCGTCCAAactatgtgagtgtgtgtgtgccgaatTTTATGGggaagggagggagggagcGTATACTATTTTCTTGTTGTAGAATTGATCATCCTCTGCATGTTCTGCATCTGTACGAACAATGTCCTTCACCATCGTCCCATCGcggtcgttttcttttctttgtcatgcggtttattttctttgttgtaAAACGACTGGAAATAGCGTTAACCCCCAATCAACGATACATCTATCAAACTATTTCTTTATATGCGCTCGAAAACTCGGCAAAAAACGCACGCACAACATAAATACGACAACCAGCTTGCGCTCCTCCTTTCTCCTATCCATCCCTCTGTTTGCCTTTGAAAGGGAGCGGGTGAGCAATGTGATTTGCTGTTGAGGAATCGTCGTCACAGAAGCGTCGGACGGGTGTGTTGGTGCGCAAGGTTATGCGGTGACCAAAATAGGCATAGTGCTCCAAGTTGCAGCTTCGGATATTGCTGTTGCTTCTCATTAGAAAAGATATACCGAAATGATGCTCTAGAACGGTAGCAAACTGAggcagacgttttaaaatacgttCTCCGTAAAGTCAACGCAGCTTTGCCTATATGCTGGCTGTTTCCGTTGAGTCAGTTCGCATTGAACACGCAAGCTCACCAACTTCGTAATGTCAAATAGCTTCGACATAATAATATTGCCCCGGTGGaagaggcgacaacggcgccggtctccACACGACAGTACCGGGATTCAATTCCTATTCGTGGCCTtgttccccccgtagtgaataCTGACTATCAAATTGACGTGGtagcaaatctagtaagccatgagATGGCCGGGGTGACCTCGACATCggaaagtcgttaagccaagacgaagaagataatattttgaatgacaacagcaacaaccataATTATTCACAAAAATGACTAACGATCGTTCTCTCCTTGATCCGGTAGATGCTATTCAAGCTCATAGCAGCAAAGTAACATGCCTGGACATTGGAGAGACTGGACGAGTGCTGGTTACCGGAGGTCAAGATCGGAACATAAAGCTATGGACATTCGGTGACGAAAAGTGTTTTATGGTAAAACCTCTTGTAGTGTAGTCGAAAGCGCTGTCGAGCAAATTAAGACCATTTAACCCTTAATATTACAGACACTACCCGGTCACAATTCTCCAATCGATTGCGTGAAATTTGCCTACTCGGATGACTTTGTCTACTCGGCAGACGATACGGGAGTCATTAAGCGTTGGAACTTAAATGCCTCCGATTCGATCTCCCTGTTTGGGCACATGAAGAGTGTTCGCACGCTAGACTTTTATCCGTACAGTGATTCGTACCTTGTGTCGGGTAGCAATGACACATCGATACGCCTCTGGGACGTGCGGGAGAAGGTGTGCATTAAACGCTACCGAGGTCACATGTCACACGTTAATTCGGTCAAATTTTCCCCTGATGGTTCATGGATTGCCTCGGCAGGTGCTGAAGGTAAGAACTGTGGGCTCAAGTCGACTCCAGAGATCTGGTCTTCGAGCATgtactaataaaaaaaaatcgaactcCCCAGGAAGTGTTATTATATGGGACATCAGAATGAGCAAACTATTCATGGAGTTTACCGAACGACAGACGCCCGCAACGTGCGTAAAATATCATCCCACCGATCTGTTGATGGCTGCCGGCCGAAGCGACGGAACGGTGGATCTGTATGACCTTGAGAAGCGACAGCttatcacacaaacacacgcgctgCACGTTCCGGGTGCCGCCGCTGGACAACCGGTGCGTTATATCACCTTCGACGAGAGTGGCAAGTGTTTGTTCGTCGGCACTGGGGCCGGCATTACGGTGGTGGGATGGGAACCGGACCGCGAGTACGATCGAATCGAGTCCAACTGGTGCCAGCTGGGCGATATGAAGATTGCTGGTTCAAAGCTACTGTTTGGCACATACGAGGAAGCGTCGGTTGCAATCCATGCCGTGCCGTTAGGGCAGCTGCGTGCTTTCTACAACCCGCAAAGCCAAGCACACTCATTCACCCACAACCAAAGTTCTCGCAAGAGCTTTAGCCGAGGTAGTGGCAAGGTGCGTCTTTCGATCGGGGGAGGTGGAAGTAGCACCCGTGGTGGTGTCGGATTCGTATCCGATGCGGGGCAGGATGGGGAAACTGGCAGTGGTAATGGTGGAGGAATGTCGCCGAACTTGAACATCGAAAAGATCGACGAGGAGGACGTCACGTGCGGTAGTGTGTTTGAGTTTGATGTACCACCTGCCAAAAGTACCCTGGACAAGGTGGGAAGTGGAAGATTGGTGATCGCAGGACCGTTTCCGGCAGGTCCGGTAGACAAGGTAATTTTGTCATCAGCTGATTCGCTTGaaaataatcattatcacGTGCGCAAAGAGATGCAGATGTACAATCTGACCAACGTCGACTATTATCCGCTACCGAAGGGAATCGTGCCAGAGGTCGAAAAGGAAGACTTTCCCGTTAACAATGTTCAACCACCTGACTACGCACCAAAAAGTGCTAGCCAGCCTCTGTCCGGTGGTTCGAGTTCTACGTCCATAAACGGTAACGCTGATGGCACCGGTAGTACTTCCAGTACTGGAAAAAGCAGCGCAACAGGTACGAACGGTCGAACTAGCAGTGTGCGTTCGATTGCCGGTATAGCGTTGGACCAGCGACGACCGGGTAGCATTCATGGTGGCGTAGGCCATAGCCGATCGGCGGGGAATTTAATTCGTCGGCTGGCCACGTCAAAAAGTACCCTTGAACTAAACAAATTGTCCGCTGATGATGCGGTAACTTTCAAGAAACCGATCAGCCGTGGTAGCTCACCCATCAGACATCAGAGCCACCAACCACCGTATTACAGCAGCTGTACGGGGTCCAGTTCGAACAAAATTCAACGTAGCGAAAGTAGTGCTCAGATTGCGAGTCTACGCAACGGTACCAGCGGAGGCCCAGACCGTTCTACTCGACAGCATAACGCGAACGTGAAGGTGCAAATCGTCACCAAACCGGTTCGGTCTAAAacctcgctcgacattcgccACCATGGCCAACGTAACGCGATGAGTGGACCGACGAGCGGAATGTACGGACAGCGTGTGGCAGCCAGCATTAATCCGAACGCTCAGGAGGAGGTACTGACTGATTatcgcagcaacagcaacatggGAGTGCTAATGCTGGATCAACCTGGTCACGGACCACCGATCCTTCGGTATGACAATTCGAGCATAGAATACGAAATACAGATGTTGCGAAACGAACACGATACTACGCTGCAGACGCTTTGCAATCGCTCTGCACTACTATCTGCCATACGGAACTACACTAAATCGGGCGACGTAACTGGCGCGTTGAAGGTGGCAGTACGAATGAACGATCAGCATATACTTGTCGATGTACTTGGCGCAATATTGGAGAAAACGTAAGTAGAGTTGGGAAATTTGGTCGAACACTATTTCTAACAACTACATCGTTTTGCttccttgtgtgtgtatgtgtttgttttgtagctCCCAATGGAATCTTGATATGTGTGTACTGCTATTGCCGAAGGTGTACGATCTGCTACAGAGCGAATATAAATTGTAAGTAACATTATTTGTGTACATTTACAATGACGATCTGTTAGCCGAACAGGTAGTCGCGCTTTCACGGTCTTCACCGTACGCAGGACTAGTCATCCAGATATTCgggtaaaaaaaagtcaagcCAATTATTTTCGAGGTTGTAGagtcaaaaaaagaaataaatccaTTTCCACGCGTCGTGGTTAATTGCGGAAGGTGTAATTGTATTTCGCCAATGAAAAATACAATTGAAACATGTGCACATGGCAGAAACGCAAATTGCAAACGCGGTCATTTTACAATTCAGTTACTGGTAATGTTAAGCCAAGCATGCCAGAAATGTACCTAGTGCAAGAACAGGGCGAcatcggcaccggtcttcaaacgttAGGAcgagggttcaaatcccatccggaccgatcctccgtaatgaggactgtctatccaactacgtggtatcggtaagtctagtaaatcaTTCGCCGGTGCGatatagaaggtcgttaaaccaagaagaagaagaagaaatgcaaCAACAGTCCTATTCGAGTTTTCTTATCTACATTGtcattacattacatttttttattcgcgtGCATTCTATTCAGAAAACGCGGCCTCAGGAACTTTTAAGAACGGGTTAGATTTATAACCTGGTGTAACGGTTAGATGCTGTTGGATGCTATATGTTGTATTTTGGTAatgcacaattttttaaaataggaACTTTCCTCCCTTTGAATCTCAAGCCCAGGCACGCAATATGAGCCACAAAGAAAGGTACAAATTGGGAGGGGTCAATGGTATTGCGCAACCAAACAACAGTATGCGGCAGGTCACATTACCCAAGTACAGTGTGTTCTTCGTCCCTGAATGATTGTACATCAGATCGTTGATAGCAAAACACTCGCTAGGTGGCGGATGTGTATTGTCACTCCTTGATTTTACTTCAACGTTTACGACAGACCGGCTTAGAAGGGAGTGGTTTTCCAGCTTTTGCAAGGGGTTGAACCAGAGAGTGTAGTAAAGAGAATGCAAGAATAAAATATGCTTGCTACAAAATTATTAGCGACATGGTTCGATGGCGACTAAACCAGCACAGCTGCCAACGATGAGTTATTGAAGCAGTTGATGTTTTAGTTTATGATCACAATATTTAGCTTGAAGTTATAGAACCTCGATAAAAGCCGAATGTGATTTGTTACATACATTAGCAATTTATTAACT
This genomic window contains:
- the LOC126568137 gene encoding katanin p80 WD40 repeat-containing subunit B1, producing the protein MASVSRKLPSKLYAIQAHSSKVTCLDIGETGRVLVTGGQDRNIKLWTFGDEKCFMTLPGHNSPIDCVKFAYSDDFVYSADDTGVIKRWNLNASDSISLFGHMKSVRTLDFYPYSDSYLVSGSNDTSIRLWDVREKVCIKRYRGHMSHVNSVKFSPDGSWIASAGAEGSVIIWDIRMSKLFMEFTERQTPATCVKYHPTDLLMAAGRSDGTVDLYDLEKRQLITQTHALHVPGAAAGQPVRYITFDESGKCLFVGTGAGITVVGWEPDREYDRIESNWCQLGDMKIAGSKLLFGTYEEASVAIHAVPLGQLRAFYNPQSQAHSFTHNQSSRKSFSRGSGKVRLSIGGGGSSTRGGVGFVSDAGQDGETGSGNGGGMSPNLNIEKIDEEDVTCGSVFEFDVPPAKSTLDKVGSGRLVIAGPFPAGPVDKVILSSADSLENNHYHVRKEMQMYNLTNVDYYPLPKGIVPEVEKEDFPVNNVQPPDYAPKSASQPLSGGSSSTSINGNADGTGSTSSTGKSSATGTNGRTSSVRSIAGIALDQRRPGSIHGGVGHSRSAGNLIRRLATSKSTLELNKLSADDAVTFKKPISRGSSPIRHQSHQPPYYSSCTGSSSNKIQRSESSAQIASLRNGTSGGPDRSTRQHNANVKVQIVTKPVRSKTSLDIRHHGQRNAMSGPTSGMYGQRVAASINPNAQEEVLTDYRSNSNMGVLMLDQPGHGPPILRYDNSSIEYEIQMLRNEHDTTLQTLCNRSALLSAIRNYTKSGDVTGALKVAVRMNDQHILVDVLGAILEKTSQWNLDMCVLLLPKVYDLLQSEYKFHCTRACDTLRVILSTFLPVIRENTDAWGACTIGVDVSREERQSKCLECKNWLLRIRSLPENSKAGSSLQQLQNMIVDI